In one Mycobacterium heckeshornense genomic region, the following are encoded:
- a CDS encoding DUF4226 domain-containing protein: MQGPQQRWQLGVSAMPAAEVAMPSDRQRGAAADAIRDAEIALAQQNSACAQLDMQVVSAILNAHQKTLEGSDALAALQRDVEAAVRSRTDLDTPAGARDFQRFLTGKLREIRAVVTGTGLDDTSKSALMAAWTSLYRVSTAEPQRARGGQQPARSTTANAGPQATSNPAESDNGADPYLDALLADDPGLFAEDPTAPVPQAPVPPMPPMTGFPALGGMPGGGMLPTGLPGLGMPGGIPLGGQLPDTGKQRAPDDLEEALPAPDAATPQQQPAAEDVDETGNDKVAEPASAPEQPAAGPTTVTLPTGETVTAASPQLAAAIGAAAAGTPIADAFRQQGITIPPPGTAVDDPVDPSRVAPGDIGMFTDRHALALGNSKALLNGQIQHISSVTGPSFLGWEHPPVPSTANAPAKPETPAPTRPAATTGTSP, translated from the coding sequence ATGCAGGGGCCGCAGCAACGTTGGCAGCTCGGCGTTTCGGCTATGCCGGCGGCTGAGGTGGCGATGCCCTCCGATCGGCAGCGCGGCGCAGCAGCAGACGCCATCAGAGACGCCGAAATTGCTTTGGCGCAACAGAATTCGGCGTGCGCTCAGTTGGATATGCAAGTGGTTTCGGCAATCTTGAATGCCCACCAAAAGACGCTTGAAGGCAGTGATGCGCTGGCCGCACTGCAGCGCGACGTCGAGGCTGCGGTGCGCAGCCGCACCGATCTGGATACCCCCGCGGGTGCTCGGGATTTTCAGCGCTTCCTGACAGGCAAGCTCCGCGAAATTCGGGCCGTGGTGACGGGCACAGGTCTCGACGACACCTCGAAGTCGGCGCTGATGGCCGCATGGACGTCGCTCTACCGCGTATCGACGGCCGAGCCGCAAAGGGCCCGTGGTGGGCAACAGCCTGCGCGCAGCACCACCGCGAACGCCGGGCCACAAGCCACCAGCAATCCAGCGGAGTCGGATAACGGAGCCGACCCGTACCTCGATGCGTTGCTCGCAGACGATCCGGGATTGTTTGCGGAAGACCCCACCGCACCGGTCCCGCAGGCGCCGGTGCCACCGATGCCACCGATGACCGGTTTCCCCGCGCTTGGCGGGATGCCGGGTGGGGGGATGCTGCCGACAGGTCTGCCGGGTCTTGGTATGCCCGGCGGCATTCCGCTGGGCGGACAACTGCCCGACACCGGAAAACAACGGGCACCCGACGATCTTGAGGAGGCGCTGCCCGCACCCGATGCCGCGACCCCGCAACAGCAGCCAGCGGCTGAGGACGTGGACGAGACGGGCAACGACAAGGTGGCTGAACCAGCCTCCGCTCCCGAGCAGCCAGCCGCCGGCCCGACGACGGTGACGTTGCCCACCGGGGAGACCGTCACCGCTGCCAGTCCGCAGCTTGCCGCGGCGATCGGAGCCGCCGCCGCCGGCACACCCATCGCCGATGCGTTTCGCCAGCAAGGGATCACCATTCCCCCACCCGGCACCGCCGTCGACGATCCGGTCGATCCGTCCCGGGTAGCGCCCGGGGATATCGGGATGTTCACCGATCGGCACGCGCTTGCTCTCGGCAACAGCAAAGCGCTGCTCAACGGTCAGATTCAGCACATCTCCAGCGTGACGGGGCCAAGCTTTCTAGGCTGGGAGCACCCACCGGTGCCGTCGACGGCAAACGCACCGGCCAAGCCCGAAACACCGGCACCGACCCGGCCGGCGGCCACGACCGGTACGTCACCGTGA
- a CDS encoding ESX-1 secretion-associated protein: MADQIHVVPESLRTAAGHHEQVSEYLRTIPSAHAAIQESLDSLGPVFSELREAGRELLEHRRRCYEQQADDHAEMAYHLKMSADMWEQHEEEAAGKLGGIVDDVDDRR; the protein is encoded by the coding sequence ATGGCAGATCAAATCCATGTGGTGCCGGAGAGCTTACGCACGGCGGCCGGGCACCACGAGCAAGTGTCCGAGTACTTGCGCACCATCCCATCGGCACACGCAGCGATCCAGGAAAGCCTGGACTCGCTGGGGCCGGTTTTCAGCGAGCTGCGCGAGGCCGGGCGCGAACTGCTCGAGCACCGGCGGCGCTGCTACGAGCAGCAAGCCGACGACCACGCCGAGATGGCGTACCACCTGAAGATGTCGGCGGACATGTGGGAGCAGCACGAGGAAGAGGCCGCGGGCAAGCTGGGCGGCATCGTTGACGACGTCGATGACAGACGCTAA
- a CDS encoding DUF2694 family protein, with the protein MTDANPAFDTVHPSGHILFRSCRGGYAHSVALSEAAMDTDAQTLAQGILLTADVSYLKALMEVRSEIVAAGHTPSAEVPTAHDLDVAIEKLLAHELHPRRGAE; encoded by the coding sequence ATGACAGACGCTAACCCGGCCTTCGACACCGTCCATCCGAGCGGCCACATCCTGTTCCGGTCCTGCCGGGGCGGATACGCCCATAGCGTGGCGTTGAGCGAAGCGGCCATGGACACCGACGCGCAGACGCTCGCGCAAGGGATCTTGCTGACCGCCGACGTGTCCTATCTCAAGGCGCTAATGGAAGTTCGCAGCGAAATCGTGGCGGCCGGTCACACTCCATCAGCGGAGGTACCCACCGCGCATGACCTCGACGTCGCGATCGAGAAGTTGCTGGCACATGAGTTGCACCCTCGACGCGGCGCCGAGTAG
- a CDS encoding DUF5631 domain-containing protein, whose amino-acid sequence MAIFGRKTARQRLRRATQESLAIPAFSSPVDCTPWVIGGLWPAELSTVNAETATVAEYLKADLERIAKSANEQLKRIRQAGMADPARNAEEARVINAARAFAVRRVESTVRHLRGAHQEHRIEHQRRSAVSPGRITATGPRFKVAATPPPPAQPPTEVPVDDRRQQVTDNRLESPPVDKDQEAEPISAGKHAAPEPESDDTAAQPLTLPSSPDAVDTDVTEALVPPTPPPQPLETESREPSTVAETADVGLDDDTEAVAGGQHDAAHDNDLLQARAADDTDAFAQAAPAEAAAASHQRVVPAQKETDHQRLQRLLQFVARQEPGLRWAVGLREDGATVVVTDLAHGWIPSGITLPAGVRLLEPARRKGNAAALLGSTTLSATYSPGDPLGWATDFGPTESSVLPRELPEVDDLGWLLSEATHWRDGLPRMVHTLAKAGAAGTGVVDAELDVLRVHLDTARYSLLAQYPDIDPALLLNCLLLAATEGIAAGDRTSANYHFAWFQVLSTPPASRFSTNS is encoded by the coding sequence GTGGCGATCTTCGGGCGAAAGACGGCGCGCCAGCGTCTCCGGAGAGCGACCCAGGAATCCCTCGCGATTCCGGCCTTCAGCTCCCCGGTTGACTGCACCCCGTGGGTGATCGGCGGGCTTTGGCCTGCGGAACTGTCGACGGTCAACGCTGAAACCGCCACCGTCGCAGAGTATCTCAAAGCTGATCTAGAGCGGATCGCCAAGTCGGCCAACGAGCAGTTGAAGCGCATCAGGCAGGCGGGGATGGCCGACCCGGCCCGCAATGCCGAGGAAGCCCGAGTCATCAACGCCGCCCGCGCCTTTGCGGTCCGGCGAGTCGAGTCGACCGTTCGCCATCTGCGCGGTGCGCATCAGGAACACCGTATTGAGCATCAGCGCCGCAGCGCCGTCAGTCCCGGTCGAATCACCGCGACGGGGCCGCGGTTCAAAGTCGCCGCGACCCCGCCTCCCCCAGCGCAGCCGCCCACCGAAGTTCCCGTCGACGACCGTCGGCAGCAGGTCACCGACAATCGCCTCGAGTCGCCACCGGTCGACAAGGATCAGGAGGCCGAACCGATTTCGGCCGGCAAGCATGCAGCGCCCGAGCCGGAATCCGACGACACCGCAGCGCAGCCGCTGACGCTCCCGTCTTCGCCCGATGCGGTTGACACCGACGTGACCGAGGCTCTCGTACCGCCAACCCCGCCGCCGCAGCCGCTCGAGACCGAAAGCCGTGAACCTTCGACCGTTGCCGAGACGGCCGACGTCGGACTCGACGACGATACCGAGGCGGTTGCGGGCGGGCAGCACGACGCCGCGCACGACAACGACCTCCTCCAAGCCCGGGCCGCTGACGACACCGATGCCTTCGCGCAGGCGGCCCCGGCCGAGGCTGCCGCCGCAAGCCACCAGCGGGTGGTCCCGGCCCAAAAGGAAACCGACCATCAACGCTTGCAGCGATTACTGCAGTTCGTCGCCCGTCAAGAACCCGGATTGCGGTGGGCTGTCGGGCTTCGCGAGGACGGGGCAACCGTCGTGGTCACCGATTTGGCGCACGGCTGGATACCTTCGGGAATCACCTTGCCCGCCGGGGTGCGGCTGCTGGAACCGGCGCGCCGCAAAGGCAACGCGGCAGCGCTGCTCGGCTCCACCACGCTATCGGCGACCTACTCCCCCGGCGACCCGCTCGGCTGGGCGACTGATTTCGGCCCGACCGAATCCTCGGTGCTACCTCGCGAACTGCCCGAGGTCGACGATCTCGGATGGTTGCTGAGCGAGGCCACGCACTGGCGTGACGGGCTGCCGCGGATGGTGCACACGTTGGCCAAAGCCGGCGCGGCGGGGACGGGGGTCGTCGACGCCGAACTCGACGTGCTGCGGGTCCACCTCGATACCGCCCGGTATTCTCTGCTGGCGCAGTACCCGGACATCGATCCCGCGCTGCTGCTGAACTGCCTGCTATTGGCGGCCACGGAAGGCATCGCCGCCGGGGACCGAACTTCAGCGAACTATCACTTCGCCTGGTTCCAGGTGCTGAGCACCCCACCGGCGAGCAGGTTCAGCACCAATTCTTGA
- a CDS encoding DUF2710 family protein, whose protein sequence is MAGPGSRAKLSDKDLVESVLRELSEAADRWEQLVAEAETITYSVDLGDIHAVANSDGRLVELTLHPNVMTGYTHGELADRLNTAIAALREEAQAENAARYGKGVR, encoded by the coding sequence GTGGCGGGGCCGGGCAGTCGGGCGAAGTTGAGCGACAAGGATCTCGTCGAGTCAGTGCTGCGCGAATTGAGCGAGGCCGCCGACAGGTGGGAGCAGCTGGTAGCCGAAGCCGAAACCATCACCTACAGCGTCGACTTGGGCGATATTCATGCCGTCGCAAACTCCGACGGCAGATTGGTCGAGCTGACGTTGCACCCGAATGTGATGACCGGCTACACCCACGGCGAGCTGGCCGACCGGTTGAACACGGCGATCGCGGCGCTACGTGAGGAGGCGCAAGCCGAAAACGCGGCACGCTACGGGAAAGGCGTCCGGTGA
- a CDS encoding transglycosylase SLT domain-containing protein: MTADPLTRHALAVLGRGHDLFGVSRANTGALKTPDPLRDHAARITRPPAGARTAVDRARRMAGMLRTSAEDDTELAAVLTDAHADHAAGRRATRAVLEDAYADAMPAADSPLGRREALRRMAVRLRMQRRLIHRSRHRAQLLARRLRRIGYLRHTAASRRPSSAAAIPLGAVRYDRSVTAGPIRQRVAEALDHMGITDPVARRNWLRGYQTLITRESGGRASAIASEPATAAGPAQADGHGLGYARGITQTIPATFARYHQPGTSTNIYDPVANICASMNYVMHRYGVAANGANLVALVQQADARRPPRGY; the protein is encoded by the coding sequence GTGACCGCGGATCCGCTGACGCGTCACGCTCTCGCGGTGCTGGGTCGCGGCCACGACCTGTTTGGGGTGAGCCGGGCGAACACTGGCGCACTGAAGACACCGGACCCGTTGCGCGACCATGCGGCGAGGATCACCCGACCGCCGGCCGGCGCGCGGACCGCAGTGGACCGCGCGCGGCGGATGGCGGGGATGCTTCGAACCAGCGCCGAGGACGATACCGAGCTGGCCGCGGTGTTGACTGACGCCCACGCCGACCACGCGGCGGGCCGGCGCGCCACCCGTGCGGTGCTCGAGGATGCATACGCCGACGCGATGCCGGCAGCCGATTCACCGTTAGGCAGACGGGAAGCGCTGCGCCGCATGGCGGTTCGGCTGCGAATGCAGCGACGCCTCATTCACCGTTCGCGTCACCGGGCACAGCTGCTCGCGCGACGGCTGCGCCGGATCGGCTACTTGCGACACACCGCGGCCAGCCGTCGGCCGTCGTCGGCGGCAGCGATCCCGCTGGGCGCTGTCCGATACGACAGATCTGTCACGGCAGGGCCTATCAGGCAACGCGTCGCCGAGGCACTCGATCACATGGGAATCACCGATCCGGTGGCGCGACGCAATTGGCTGCGGGGCTACCAGACATTGATAACCCGGGAGTCCGGCGGCCGGGCATCGGCGATCGCGTCGGAACCCGCCACCGCGGCCGGGCCCGCGCAAGCCGACGGGCACGGTCTCGGCTACGCCCGCGGCATCACCCAGACAATCCCAGCTACCTTCGCCCGGTATCACCAACCCGGCACCTCGACGAACATCTACGACCCGGTGGCCAACATTTGCGCGTCGATGAACTATGTAATGCATCGCTACGGCGTCGCCGCCAACGGTGCGAACTTGGTTGCGCTGGTCCAACAGGCGGACGCACGTAGACCGCCGAGAGGATACTGA
- the eccB gene encoding type VII secretion protein EccB, with protein sequence MPLNLSNRDQNSGHLFYNRRLRAAITRFSVRMKHDDRKQQAAVALSIVFVLIGLGWMALLHIWKPAGLVGQSAIVGNRDTGAVYAKIDGRLYPALNLTSARLAVGNAAAPAWVKASEIAKYPTGPMIGIPGVPDSLTVTPSSVSAWTVCDTAPTRGARAAPVVTSIAGELSAFGRAAPMRPAQAILATHKDATYVIWGGHRSRIDPMDRSVTFNLGLDPGVTRPIEISNALYDAMPSTEPLVVPPIPEAGTPSRWLPGSTVGSVLETRDAAGTVTGFYVLLPDGVQKITGFVAELLRTANPAGSATPTLITPDKLIHIPTVDVLNVDYYPPGKLDFIDTAANPVTCVAWQKQSSDPQASITIFSGRGLPVPISMDARLVHLVRDDRNPESVEADQALLLPGAANFVATTSGVATSDSRESLYWLSPQGVRYGIQSDNRTLQALGLDPRSAVQAPWPIVRTFAAGPAISRDSALLARDTIVGNGAVAPVPQANPQAGG encoded by the coding sequence ATGCCGCTCAACCTGTCCAACCGCGACCAGAACTCGGGCCACCTGTTCTATAACCGTCGGCTGCGGGCGGCGATCACCAGGTTTTCGGTCCGCATGAAACACGACGACCGCAAACAGCAAGCCGCAGTGGCGTTGTCGATCGTGTTCGTCCTCATTGGTCTCGGGTGGATGGCTTTGCTGCACATCTGGAAACCCGCCGGGCTGGTGGGCCAGTCCGCGATCGTCGGAAACCGGGACACCGGCGCGGTGTACGCCAAGATCGACGGGCGGCTCTACCCGGCGCTCAACCTGACTTCCGCTCGGCTGGCAGTCGGCAATGCGGCCGCCCCGGCCTGGGTCAAGGCAAGCGAAATCGCGAAGTATCCGACCGGGCCGATGATCGGCATCCCCGGTGTGCCCGACAGCCTCACGGTCACCCCGAGCAGCGTCTCCGCGTGGACGGTGTGCGACACCGCTCCCACCCGCGGTGCCCGGGCTGCTCCTGTCGTGACATCCATCGCCGGCGAGCTGTCGGCATTCGGCCGCGCCGCTCCGATGCGCCCGGCGCAGGCGATCCTTGCCACCCACAAGGACGCGACCTACGTGATATGGGGTGGTCACCGGTCCCGCATCGACCCCATGGACCGCTCGGTGACCTTCAACCTGGGTCTCGATCCGGGAGTGACGCGTCCGATCGAGATCTCCAACGCCCTGTATGACGCCATGCCCTCCACCGAACCCCTTGTGGTACCGCCGATCCCGGAAGCGGGGACACCGTCACGGTGGCTGCCCGGCTCGACCGTGGGCAGCGTGCTGGAAACCCGCGACGCCGCCGGCACGGTCACCGGCTTTTACGTATTGCTTCCAGATGGGGTACAAAAGATCACCGGCTTCGTTGCCGAGCTGCTGCGCACTGCGAATCCGGCAGGTTCGGCTACCCCGACATTGATCACGCCGGACAAGCTGATCCACATCCCCACGGTCGATGTGCTCAACGTCGACTACTATCCGCCCGGCAAACTGGATTTCATTGACACAGCGGCTAATCCGGTGACCTGTGTAGCGTGGCAGAAGCAGTCCAGCGACCCGCAAGCCAGCATCACCATCTTCAGCGGCCGGGGCCTGCCGGTACCGATCAGCATGGATGCCCGGTTGGTGCATCTGGTGCGCGACGACCGCAATCCCGAATCCGTGGAGGCTGATCAGGCGCTGCTGCTGCCGGGCGCGGCGAACTTCGTGGCGACCACGAGCGGTGTGGCGACCTCCGACAGCCGCGAAAGCCTGTATTGGCTATCACCGCAAGGTGTTCGCTACGGGATCCAGTCGGATAACCGCACTTTACAAGCACTGGGACTGGATCCGCGTAGCGCTGTTCAGGCGCCATGGCCGATTGTGCGCACATTTGCGGCAGGGCCGGCCATCAGCCGCGATAGCGCGCTGTTAGCGCGTGACACCATTGTGGGCAACGGCGCGGTGGCGCCCGTACCCCAAGCCAACCCGCAGGCAGGAGGTTAG